The Tessaracoccus flavus genome includes the window CCAGACAGTGTCGCGCGCCGGCGGTCACGTGCTGGGCGATCAGAGCGGAGGCCACGGGATGCCGGGCCACCGTCCGCTCGGCATCGGCATGGTGCCAGCCTCCAGGAGGGCCTTGGCGCGGCGCCTGAGCGCCTCCCACTCGTCGTCGTCCAGGCCCGGCGCCAGTGGCGCGGTCAGCGACGCGACGTCGGAGCAGAGTGCCAGCTCGGCGTCGCTCAGCGGATCCCCGGCCCATCCCCACAACACGGTGCGCAGTTTGTCGTCCACGTGCATGCTGACCCCATGGTCGACGCCGAAGAGTTTCGCGCCGGCGGCGATGAGGTGGCTGGCTTTGCGGTCGGAGTTGTTCAGCAGGGCGTCGAACACTGCGACGGTCCGCAGCCGCCCGTCGTCGCTGTGTGCCAGGACGACGGGCGCGCCGTCCTCGTCCTCTGCGGCGAGGATGGGTAGCCAGTTCTCGTCGATCCGCTCCGGACGAAGCAGCGCGATGGTGTCTGTGGGCTCACCCTCGACCCACGCCTGGACTGAGCCTTCTCCCAGGGGGCCGTCGGCCCAGACGGTCAGCGGGACGATCCCGAGGCCGAGATGCTCGGACAACGCATGGGCCGCCACCTCGCGGCGTCCGAGCGTCGCCTCAGGAAAGTCCCACAGCGGGGCTTCGCCGGCGACCGGCTTGTACACCCAGAGCGACTCGTCTTCGTCAGAGGCCAGGAACGTGCCGTTCGACGCGTCGACCAGCCGTCCGACGAGGGTCAGCTTCATGGGAACAGCGGGCCCCGGTAGCCATTAGCCCGCGGGCAGATGTGGCTGGAGCCTTCGAGCGGCTGACCGCACGCGGGGCAGGGCGGGCGTCCGGAGGCCACCACAACCTCCGCCCTGGCGGCGAACTCTCTGGCCATCGCGGGCGTCAGTAGCACCTGCAGCAACGCGTTCTCGTCGGACTCGTCCTCTGGCCCGGCCATCAGCTCGATGAGGAGCCGCTGCCGCTCGTGATCCCAGGCGAGCCCGATGGCCGCTGCGCGGAAGGTGACCTCGAGGGGGGCGTCGAGAGGCCCCAGATCTGCCGGCGGTTGTTCATCCGGCACGTCGTGCCCGAGCTCGGCGAGCTGTTCCAGCACCTCCTTGATACGGATGCCCAGCATCTGTGCCTGCTGCTTCTCGATGGCCACCGCCGCCAGCTGGCCGCCCTCGGCCACCTGGATGAGGAACAGCCGGTTGCCGGGGGATCCGACCGTGCCGACGATGCAGCGGTCGGGGCGATTGAACTCCAGCATCATGCCGGCCAGCCTATTGCCTGCCCACGTCTCCGCCGCCAACGACCGGCCCCCGGGCGACTCCGAGGTGTGCGGCCAGGGCGCCGCCGACGTTGACGCAGAGCACCATCGGGTGGGGCTGGCGGTAATCGATCGCGCTGATCCCGGCGGGTGCCACATGGATGCGCTGGAAGTCGTCGCGGCGCATCCCGAAGGCGTGCGCGAGGATGCCCTTGATGGGATCGCCGTGTGAGAAGGCCACGATCGTCTCGTCGTCGGCGTGGCGGCCCGTGAGCTCGTCGATGGCCGCAGAAACCCTGTCGAACATGCCTGTCATCGTCTCGCCTCCGGGGAAGCTCACCTCCGTGGGCCGGGCCTGGATGTCGGTCCAGACCTGCTCCTTCATGAGCTCGTCCAACTTCAGTCCGGTCCAGTCCCCGTAGTCACACTCGCTCAATCCGTCCGCCACCTCGGCATCCGGGAAGCCGGCCAGAGCAGCCGTTTCCCGGCAGCGCTCGATCGGGGACGTGTAGGCGGCAGCGACCTGCACCCCCGAGAGCGCCTCCCTCAGCGCTTCGGCCTGCGCCCGGCCGAATTCGTCGAGGGCCACAGCCGCCCGCCCGGCCAGCACGCCAGCCGCGTTCGCCGTCGACCGGCCGTGCCGGATGAGGACCACCTTCGTCATGGCGCAAGCGTAGTCGGCGCTCCGGATGGGGAGCCCGGATCCCTCGATGGGGGCCACGGCTACCCGAGTGGATAGAGTGACCCAGGTTTGATCCACCCTGAGGAGGACGCGTGGACTGGTTGCAGGCAATCGTGCTGGGCATCGTGCAGGGCCTCACCGAGTTCCTGCCGATCTCGTCCAGCGCCCACGTGTCGATCGTCGGCCAACTGCTGTTCGACGGTCGGGACCCGGGCGCGGCATTCACCGCCGTGACGCAACTGGGCACGGAGACCGCCGTGCTGGTCTACTTCCGCAAGGACATCTGGCGGATCATCACCCATTGGATCGGGAGCCTCCGTGGCACCGTCGAGAAGGGCGA containing:
- a CDS encoding SCO1664 family protein, producing the protein MKLTLVGRLVDASNGTFLASDEDESLWVYKPVAGEAPLWDFPEATLGRREVAAHALSEHLGLGIVPLTVWADGPLGEGSVQAWVEGEPTDTIALLRPERIDENWLPILAAEDEDGAPVVLAHSDDGRLRTVAVFDALLNNSDRKASHLIAAGAKLFGVDHGVSMHVDDKLRTVLWGWAGDPLSDAELALCSDVASLTAPLAPGLDDDEWEALRRRAKALLEAGTMPMPSGRWPGIPWPPL
- a CDS encoding DUF3090 domain-containing protein translates to MMLEFNRPDRCIVGTVGSPGNRLFLIQVAEGGQLAAVAIEKQQAQMLGIRIKEVLEQLAELGHDVPDEQPPADLGPLDAPLEVTFRAAAIGLAWDHERQRLLIELMAGPEDESDENALLQVLLTPAMAREFAARAEVVVASGRPPCPACGQPLEGSSHICPRANGYRGPLFP
- a CDS encoding histidine phosphatase family protein → MTKVVLIRHGRSTANAAGVLAGRAAVALDEFGRAQAEALREALSGVQVAAAYTSPIERCRETAALAGFPDAEVADGLSECDYGDWTGLKLDELMKEQVWTDIQARPTEVSFPGGETMTGMFDRVSAAIDELTGRHADDETIVAFSHGDPIKGILAHAFGMRRDDFQRIHVAPAGISAIDYRQPHPMVLCVNVGGALAAHLGVARGPVVGGGDVGRQ